The Polypterus senegalus isolate Bchr_013 chromosome 1, ASM1683550v1, whole genome shotgun sequence genomic sequence aaaactgagcgagagggggtgctattgtgtgtgtgtgtatatggataagtgcaaacactgaaatacattttttgcacgcagcaatgaattttgttcactcaaattcagcttttgtacgctcaaaataaatttctcttcaaaatgcaacacttgcacttgcaatctttttttacgtgcgctcagaatagtggcactgaaataacgccatagaaacgcccacaccctatggatcgccccgcggctcgctatggcccaacgactccttgctaagccgcgagcgcgttgattatttatttaaaaatggcctttactcagtgagctgtggaccgcTATACCACAAAGCACTTCCTCGTTTTCCTCCTGAAATTATCAGTTCATAAAATCTTGCATAAGCTCCAAAATATAaagttattatacattttatcacaATATAATAGGAAAAAGAATTACTGTTAAAATGTCGATAGGATGGAGTGAGGGAGATTTAAATTAGATGGAGGTTGCAGGTAAAACTGATGACATATGCCCAAATGGCTCTAATATGTATGCAGATGAAGGTAAAGGGTGAAGAGGGGAAGCTGATGGTGGTTTTAtactagaaaaaagaaataagtagTAGTTTTACAATCATGTATATGAGATATACTTGAACCTACTCTACTGTGATAAAATGAATTATAACATAGTATTTTGGAGCATACACAGCATTTTTTGAACTGAGCGTTTcgggacaaaaatgaaaaagtgcttCAGCAAATTGAGTAAATCTCCCTGCAACAGCAAACATGGTGAGATggggtggcaaactccaagcTGCCCTCATCTAACTGTGCAAACACAGATAACGTTATATTGGCGGGTGTGAAATCCAAACCCTGTCCATGTATGTGCACGCCCCTCTGACCTCTGCACCCTGCCCACATAAGGAGTGTGATAGCTTGCTGATGATTGAGAATTGTACTCCCACTTTTTGGAAGCAAGTACAATTTTAAGAAGTTCAAGCGTATGAAATTCACAcatatgaaatgtaaatttgtcaTAATAAGTTATTTGTTGCAGTGATCTCACTTCATATTTTAGCCCATGGTTTTGAATTAAGGTATCGTCTCAGTTTtctgttttgggatttgtttacTTTTGGTTTTTGCCTTTCTGGTAAACCTATTTTTGCTCTTTCACTCTTgaataaattcttaaaaatattcaAGTACTTTATTTTGTTCACCAGAGTTTTTTTTCCTTGGTTTTCTCTCGCCAGTTTTTTGGATATCATGgacatttaaagtaattttttgaacttttaagaGTTCAACCTGCCTGTTGTCTAAGATTCAGGGCTGCCTAGAGTAAAGCCTATCTTTAGGCAGTCCAGTGAAGTTCCTGACTGAAAGAGTGGTACTTTTCATGGGCCTTCATtccttttttggtattttatatgaGGGCAGAGAACATGTATGTGAACTCCAATGCTCCAACACTCCTAAAAAAAAAGCTGTATCACTGACTGATTTTAGTGAATTGGAAAACCATGTCTAGAATTGGTTTATGGTTTATGTTGTTTCCAGATGAGGTACGCAAAGGAACGTATCGACGTTTGTTCCATCCAGAGCAACTCATCACGGGCAAGGAGGATGCTGCTAATAATTATGCCCGTGGGCACTACACCATTGGCAGGGATATCATCGAATCAGTTCTTGACCGTATTCGAAAGCTGGTGAGGCAACAGGAAAACATTTTTCCTACTCTTGAGAATAGCTAATTAAATCATAGTGATTCAAAAAGAAAGCTTTGTTCTACTTTTTGCTTATATTAATTcgtcatatattttaaaaaatcatgttGTACTCATTTGACAGCTTGGTAAATAGCCTAGTTTGGGTGACATATGGACAAAGCTTTGTAAAATATGATACATAATTAATATACCTTACATGATGGAAAACAGCTGAAATTAATGGACTaggcaataaatgaataaatgattgtTAAAGATAATGataattataaataatgtaaattttaGAGTTAAAAAGCACAACCTACTAAGATCAGCATGATAAGCACAACAAATTTTAAGAAACCCTTATtggaaaaaatacatattttaaatatactgatGTAAAATATGTGGTGGGCggacgccctgcctggggtttgtttcctgccttgtgccctctgttggctgggattggctccagcagacccccgtgaaccctgtgttaggatatagcgggttggataatggatggatgatgtaaaatatgaaagactgcaaaagttacattttattactttttattcaaaaaataagttAGAAAACTGGTATAAAATTCAAGTTAGGTTAGACagattttatgaattttatttttaatatactattACGTTGTTAATGTAGGGTGACTACCAAAGGTATTAAAATCCCAatataaaattgttaagttttaaAATTAGACTTTGTTTACATTAAACAGATTAGGTTAcagattttattcatttaatgtttttaacGTACTATTATATACAGTGCTCACCCTGTGTCTCTGTTGGCTCCCTCCGATagttcaaagacatacaggttaagtGAATTGCCGACGCTAagttggctctagtgtgtgtggtgtgtgtgtgttggggtgtaTGTGTGTCTCCTGTCCATGCGAGTTTTCTTGTCCTGCATCGTTTGCTTTCTTGAATAAGCTTAAGCCACTTGTGACTCTACTCAGGATTAAATGGGCTCAGAAAATGGTATGTTACAGTTTGatatgttttttaaatgcacGGAAGCATTTAAGTACTTGCTGCAATTTAATAAAGCTGTTCCTTAGATGAATCTATTTAGCAACCATTGTTTAGCAAGGGTTACTTACAGCAGTAAAATCCTAAATGCCCCATGGTGCCAGTTCTCAGTGACTAATCTGTCTTCACTAGGCTAACCAGTGCACTGGGCTACAGGGTTTCTTGATCTTTCACAGTCTGGGGGGAGGTACAGGCTCTGGTTTTGCCTCTCTGCTCATGGAGAGGTTGTCTATCGACTATGGGAAGAAAAGCAAATTGGAGTTTGCAATTTACCCAGCTCCTCAGGTAAGATCAATATAACTATGAAATATCATTAAGCCAAGCTAATACCTCTCAGTCTGAAGTTTTTGACTGTTGTATATAATTTGTCTTTGTATAAGACATGACATGAAGTACACTTGCCTCAAGAGTGATGCAATTATTTCACCGTTTTACACGAAACTTGACCAGAACAAGTACTTTTTTATGTCCATGTTCTTTGTgcatcttttttctctttaaatcaaACATCCCTTTCACTCCTCATAATTGATGTCCCTCAAAGAAGTCAGACCCCTAAGCCCATATTGAAAACTACAGGTTGAGCCGTCAACACGTTATAGACACAAACATTCATTGTGTCCTGTTGTTCCTTTCAGCATGCCACTTTACATTAATTATTTCATACTAAACATAAAGtgaaatttgatttttaaaacatttttctaaagaaATCTTTCAACAACTACCAAATTTTATACTCTTTTTTCAAAGTCCCAGAACACAATGAACGCAACTTACTAAGTTTTACAAGAACTAAAAGCGACGATTCATTTATAGTCCAAAATGACAAGCAACCTGGAATCCACAATTATAACTTCTCATTGTCTAAAATGGGGGTCTGACACAATGCTTAAGGTACTTTAGCATCATCACTATGTGTAACACCAAGGAATCCATTAAAACTGACCTCCACTTTAATATCAATCACATCATTTCCTAGTAAGTATGAATTAATTTCACTTTCCACTCCTGTTTTCATTAAGTTCTGCCCCAAGGCAAGATTTTCTCAAATATTTAAAGAGAATATATTATGAATTAAGTTTGTGTATACATGCTCCTTAATATGGCAGATTCTATTTGAACAGGTCTCTACAGCCGTGGTGGAGCCCTACAACACAGTTTTGACCACACATTCCACCTTGGAGCACTCAGATTGCGCCTTTATGGTTGATAATGAGGCTATTTATGACATATGCAGGAGAAACCTGGACATTGAGCGTCCCACTTATACCAATCTCAATCGGCTCATTGGCCAAATCGTATCTTCTATTACTGCTTCCTTACGTTTTGACGGTGCCTTGAATGTGGATCTGACAGAGTTTCAAACCAACTTGGTTCCATATCCCCGTATCCACTTTCCCTTAGTGTCTTATTCCCCAGTTATATCTGCAGAAAAGGCTTATCATGAGCAGCCTTCAGTAGCTGAAATCACATGCTCCTGCTTTGAGCCAACCAATCAGATGGTAAAGTGTGACCCTCGTCACGGCAAGTACATGGCCTGCTGCTTACTGTACCGTGGTGATGTAGTGCCTAAGGATGTGAATGCTGCTATTGCTGCAATCAAGACCAAGAGGGCCATTCAGTTTGTAGACTGGTGTCCCACTGGATTCAAGGTGAGCCTGGAGAAATCCATTAATATTTGATGTGGACAGCTAAATTGTAGATGGCCTAATTTGTAAAGAAACGATTGCAGTTAttctgaaatacagtaaatatcagTGGATTAAACTTCgaaatttatttatgtttaatgatCAGTGATACATGGAATATAACCAATTACAGTGTATAATTAACTTCAGATAAGCTGAACTGTCTTAACTAGATCAAATACAAATGAAGCTGTGGCCAAGTGGTCTTTGTAAGGTGGTAGCTACAAAGCAGAATACTACAAAATATCTTTcaaacttttgttgtttttttttttttttgctttccaggTGGGCGTCAATCACCAGCCACCTACCGTGGTGCCTGGCAGTGACCAGGCCAAGGTGCAGCGTGCTGTCTGCATGCTAAGCAACACTACTGCAATTGCAGAGGCTTGGGCCCGACTAGACCACAAGTTTGACCTGATGTATGCAAAACGAGCATTCGTGCACTGGTACGTAGGGGAAGGCATGGAAGAAGGTGAGTTTTCAGAGGCCAGGGATGACCTGGCAGCCCTGGAGAGGGATTATGAAGAGGCAGGTATTGACTCCGTGCACAGCACATGTGaggaaaaagaatattaaaacaagGATAAGGTAAATCTCAGAATTATATTAATAAGTTGCTGCTTGAGATTACACCTGAAATCAGTATTGATAGTTGTCTGCTGTTTCACGAAATTACATCCAAAAATCAAGGCTGAAAGTTACTTGTTCATTGAAAATAGATGTTTTAGAAGGACCagaagcacatactgtattttgtctATGACCAATGAATGCCCTTAATGTGTAGTAGCACGTTTCTCCTTCCTGATATCTCTAGGCAAAACCTGTACATGCACTGGCATAGCAGAGTCAGCCTTCAGACCCAAAGGGCCCTCTAACCAGACTTCCACAAAGCCAGCCACATAAAAAAATAGCTTTAAGTtttggaaagagaaaaaaatattttattcatttttagccTAAATGAAACAGTGAAAACCTGGTGTGTTGCATCATAACACATCGAGAAAACCTGCATAGGTAAGCTAGTAGACAATGAGGTGataagaaaaagaacataaatgAGCACTGCTTGAATCAAGCAACTGGCAGAACAGGCCATTGCAAAACTACCAAAGGTAATATTTATGCTTAAAACCATCAGTGGAAGAGGGAATTGGCAAATGGTAACAGTGTCATAAAGGGAGCAGATTGTTGTACTGTACATCAGGTGAATCGAGCATCGAGGCAAGTGTGAAATAATAACATTGGAGGCCCAAGATAAGTCATTGCTATATGTGAATGCCATAGTAGTTTTCCTGTGAACTGCAACAAATTGGCCAGCCAGAGTGCAGGTTTACTTTTGACTCTGATTGTTTCTGACTTCAAATTTGAAATGCATACAATCACCCATGTAATATTTTTCTAGttactgttgtggaaaaaaattaaggaaattgTCAAGGATTTCTTAGGATCTTCTAGTACAAGGCTGGGTTGACTGTCTTCAGagttttttctatgtattttctCTGCAGTTAGGATTAATAGTTACCATCTAGTCTGAAGTGCTCTGATTTGGTCTGTTTAATCTGTTCAgatattattgtcatttttgtttctaaTTGTTATTCCTTTTCATAATTGCCACCTAGCAACTGCACCATTCTTATAAACTGCTGCATACAAACTTACATTTGATATTTGAAACCAAAAACAGGCTGCATTCACACTACAGCTCAATTCTCCTTTTTCACTCATTGGTAACAAAGAACTAAAGAAGAATGATTAGCAAAAACTATCATGGAATCCAAACATTTCAGAAAGGATTTCCCTGCTCTCATAACATGTTTTGCATCCAAATCATTCACATTGCTATCACCAGTCCTGCCTCCTGTCCTTGTGGCCACTTGTTTCAGGACACCAATATGGATAAATGTGCTCAAACAGGCtgtgacatttttgtttcttgattcGCTGCCTTGCCATCTTGAGCTGATTAAATCTTACATGTCCTGCACTGAAATGACGTGAAGCAGAGCAGCAACCAGCATCTTTAagtctgcatctgtctgtctgattaGTTTTGTGCATGTAGGGTACATTTAGAGAGAGACAGATTTGGATCAGTCGCAAAACTTTATCTTAgcagtagttaaaaaaaaaagacgggaCAAAAATCAGGACAAAGGAAATCAGGGTCGAGTCACTTAAGTTACCGTGTGAATGTAGTTCAGTCATTTTATGTCAACAACAGcatcaaaaaatgttaaatgtgtgaaaatgctaaatatgagaatgttacattttttcaagAAGGGGCCCCTATCTCCATTATTGTGGGGGTGGAGGGACACGGATTCTATGCTTTGCCAGAGTATGTCCCACTTGTTTCATTTGTT encodes the following:
- the LOC120534465 gene encoding tubulin alpha-8 chain-like isoform X2 — translated: MGNACWELYCLEHDIQPDGQMASEKLAVGGDSSYDTFFCETGAGKLNPRAIFVDLEPTVIDEVRKGTYRRLFHPEQLITGKEDAANNYARGHYTIGRDIIESVLDRIRKLANQCTGLQGFLIFHSLGGGTGSGFASLLMERLSIDYGKKSKLEFAIYPAPQVSTAVVEPYNTVLTTHSTLEHSDCAFMVDNEAIYDICRRNLDIERPTYTNLNRLIGQIVSSITASLRFDGALNVDLTEFQTNLVPYPRIHFPLVSYSPVISAEKAYHEQPSVAEITCSCFEPTNQMVKCDPRHGKYMACCLLYRGDVVPKDVNAAIAAIKTKRAIQFVDWCPTGFKVGVNHQPPTVVPGSDQAKVQRAVCMLSNTTAIAEAWARLDHKFDLMYAKRAFVHWYVGEGMEEGEFSEARDDLAALERDYEEAGIDSVHSTCEEKEY
- the LOC120534465 gene encoding tubulin alpha chain, testis-specific-like isoform X1, producing the protein MRECISIHVGQAGVQMGNACWELYCLEHDIQPDGQMASEKLAVGGDSSYDTFFCETGAGKLNPRAIFVDLEPTVIDEVRKGTYRRLFHPEQLITGKEDAANNYARGHYTIGRDIIESVLDRIRKLANQCTGLQGFLIFHSLGGGTGSGFASLLMERLSIDYGKKSKLEFAIYPAPQVSTAVVEPYNTVLTTHSTLEHSDCAFMVDNEAIYDICRRNLDIERPTYTNLNRLIGQIVSSITASLRFDGALNVDLTEFQTNLVPYPRIHFPLVSYSPVISAEKAYHEQPSVAEITCSCFEPTNQMVKCDPRHGKYMACCLLYRGDVVPKDVNAAIAAIKTKRAIQFVDWCPTGFKVGVNHQPPTVVPGSDQAKVQRAVCMLSNTTAIAEAWARLDHKFDLMYAKRAFVHWYVGEGMEEGEFSEARDDLAALERDYEEAGIDSVHSTCEEKEY